The Bemisia tabaci chromosome 5, PGI_BMITA_v3 genome includes a window with the following:
- the LOC109039829 gene encoding uncharacterized protein, whose amino-acid sequence MPPWRIFLVSLLTGVWGVSGGPPSSSNVSQKAQSRSSIVFPYDDSSQYQYASVGSSYYGSAAPPSLFSSEPPSFSGMFGGGSSYSSQSLSLGPSPSPAESSPAGTRYIFPQEEIIMGSAASHSPYVYYADPPPGGPKMPSPSYAEYPPGYRPAYASMKPVYMRETYKPSYESTPANYGLHPAVANSINRLRKPYYRNRYPGAAPYYLMPPFKKLHHGKYPMKEIPNPDVINNALITSPFKSKYYKQRLPIEQEEELQMYEEPTLVRRPKKKHPQHPQHSLDPNFEIQPSIELDLEGQLLTDRERHKKGYEYDTEKQQSAHRTNYYGNEKPYKTSYDSDKEFYEKPAKAHKRRPAVYEDPPLEYTAGNYETSYRLEHPYEEDYSGPVNPFVDDDSQKYGTATSYVSITKPRVIGFKTLRDREYRDMEELPEESSPSPAPVLSYKPASSSVSNWTPINAPSANSRSYLIQAPHLTSSGSASTSNSESSNKRAGIVTSESLELDYNSRIKMIEDSRPIIGKPYKGGERSSNGNGNISKLDNSEGVVSAVMFFKQ is encoded by the exons GGTAGTTCGTACTATGGATCTGCGGCCCCTCCATCGCTGTTCTCATCAGAACCACCTTCCTTCTCAGGAATGTTCGGAGGAGGCAGCAGCTACAGCTCCCAAAGCTTGAGTCTCGGCCCCAGCCCTAGTCCCGCTGAATCGTCCCCGGCCGGCACCAGATACATATTCCCACAG GAGGAGATTATAATGGGCTCAGCGGCCTCGCACAGCCCGTACGTCTACTACGCGGACCCGCCCCCGGGGGGCCCGAAGATGCCGAGTCCGAGCTACGCAGAGTACCCTCCCGGCTACCGGCCTGCCTACGCCTCCATGAAGCCCGTCTACATGCGCGAGACGTACAAACCCAGCTACGAATCCACGCCAGCCAACTACGGCCTCCATCCCGCCGTCGCCAATAGCATCAACCGCTTGAGGAAACCCTACTATCGGAACAG GTACCCAGGCGCGGCGCCGTACTACTTGATGCCGCCGTTCAAGAAGCTGCACCACGGCAAGTACCCGATGAAGGAGATCCCGAACCCGGACGTGATCAACAACGCGCTCATCACGTCGCCGTTCAAGAGCAAGTACTACAAGCAGCGGCTCCCGATCGAGCAGGAGGAGGAGCTGCAGATGTACGAGGAGCCGACGCTCGTGCGCCGCCCCAAGAAGAAGCACCCGCAGCACCCGCAGCACTCCCTCGACCCCAACTTCGAGATCCAGCCCAGCATCGAGCTCGACCTCGAGGGACAGCTCCTCACCGACAGGGAGCGACACAAGAAGGGATACGAGTACGACACCGAGAAACAGCAGAGCGCTCATCGGACAAACTATTACGG CAACGAAAAGCCGTACAAAACGAGCTATGACAGCGACAAGGAGTTCTACGAGAAACCGGCGAAGGCGCACAAGCGGCGACCGGCTGTTTACGAGGACCCTCCGCTAGAGTACACCGCCGGCAACTACGAGACGAGCTACCGGCTGGAGCACCCCTACGAGGAAGACTACAGCGGCCCGGTGAATCCGTTCGTCGACGACGACAGCCAGAAGTACGGGACAGCCACCAGTTACGTCTCCATCACGAAGCCGCGCGTTATCGGCTTCAAAACCCTGCGCGATCGCGAGTACCGTGACATGGAGGAACTTCCCGAGGAGAGTTCGCCTTCGCCGGCCCCCGTGCTCAGCTACAAGCCGGCCTCCAGCTCCGTGTCCAACTGGACGCCGATCAACGCTCCCTCTGCCAACAGCCGCTCCTATCTCATCCAGGCACCACACCTGACGTCTTCGGGCAGCGCGTCGACCAG CAATTCCGAGAGCTCCAACAAGCGGGCCGGCATCGTGACGTCAGAGTCGCTGGAGCTGGACTACAACAGCCGAATCAAGATGATCGAGGATTCTCGGCCAATCATCGGAAAGCCTTACAAAGGAGGAGAGCGAAGCAGCAACGGGAACGGAAACATCAGCAAGCTGGATAACTCTGAGGGCGTTGTGTCGGCTGTTATGTTTTTCAAACAATAG